The following coding sequences lie in one Mycobacterium sp. Z3061 genomic window:
- a CDS encoding acyl-CoA synthetase yields the protein MEFNLAQIISAVAAANPDRDAIVFGDRRFTFAQTEERVRRFARALHDWGLGAHRERAELAPHESGQSHLGLYLANCNEFLEAMIGAYQARVAPFNVNYRYVADELVYLIGNANADALVYQARFAPTLAQALERASKPVRLIHVDDESGNAPLPGAVRYEELLASVSDEPLDVVPSPDDLYMLYTGGTTGMPKAVLWRQHDIFMNAMGGRTFGTGEPVRSLEEIVERSRPDGPGSMTAAPLMHGAAQWAAFINLCAGRPFVMAPTTTHLDPAEVWALASRERVVSLSIVGDAFGRPLLDELQTGSYDLSGLFVLVTGGAALSAPLKQRFVEVLPHLTILDAGGSSESGAQMGQVSSAAQHASGRFAPNPGAVVVSEDLTRILSPGDDEIGWLAQQGPIPLGYLDDAAKTARTFPVIDGIRHSVPGDRARWDADGQIELLGRDSVTINSGGEKIFAEEVEAAINEHPAVYDVVVTGRPSERWGNEVVALVQLADGAHADAEGIIAEAARHIARYKLPKEVIFCAKLQRSPSGKADYRWAKEQAVQAN from the coding sequence TTGGAATTCAACCTCGCGCAGATCATTTCGGCGGTGGCCGCCGCGAACCCGGACCGCGACGCGATCGTGTTCGGTGACCGCCGGTTCACCTTCGCTCAGACCGAGGAACGGGTCCGGCGTTTCGCACGCGCGCTGCACGACTGGGGATTGGGCGCCCACCGGGAACGCGCCGAGTTGGCGCCACATGAATCGGGCCAGAGTCACCTGGGGCTGTATCTGGCCAACTGCAACGAGTTCCTGGAAGCGATGATCGGGGCCTACCAGGCCCGGGTCGCTCCGTTCAACGTCAACTACCGCTACGTCGCGGACGAGTTAGTGTACCTGATCGGCAACGCCAACGCGGATGCGCTGGTCTACCAGGCGCGTTTCGCACCGACGTTGGCCCAGGCTCTGGAACGCGCGTCGAAGCCGGTTCGGCTGATCCACGTCGACGACGAGTCCGGCAACGCGCCGCTTCCGGGGGCGGTGCGCTACGAGGAGCTGCTGGCCTCGGTTTCCGACGAACCGTTGGACGTGGTGCCGTCGCCCGACGATCTCTACATGCTCTACACCGGGGGCACCACCGGCATGCCCAAGGCGGTGCTGTGGCGTCAGCACGACATCTTCATGAACGCGATGGGCGGCCGGACCTTCGGCACCGGTGAGCCGGTGCGCAGCCTGGAGGAGATCGTGGAGCGCTCCCGGCCCGATGGCCCCGGATCCATGACGGCCGCACCGCTGATGCACGGGGCGGCACAGTGGGCGGCGTTCATCAACTTGTGTGCCGGGCGGCCGTTCGTGATGGCGCCGACGACCACCCATCTGGATCCGGCCGAAGTGTGGGCGCTGGCCAGCCGGGAACGGGTGGTGTCGTTGTCGATCGTGGGCGACGCCTTCGGCCGTCCGCTCCTCGATGAACTGCAGACCGGCTCCTACGACCTTTCCGGGCTGTTCGTGCTGGTCACCGGCGGGGCAGCGTTGAGTGCTCCGCTGAAGCAGCGATTCGTGGAAGTGCTGCCGCACCTGACGATCCTGGACGCCGGGGGTTCCTCGGAATCGGGCGCCCAGATGGGGCAGGTCTCCAGCGCGGCGCAGCATGCGTCGGGCAGGTTCGCACCGAATCCGGGGGCGGTGGTGGTCAGCGAGGACCTGACGCGGATCCTGTCGCCGGGCGACGACGAGATCGGCTGGCTCGCCCAGCAGGGCCCGATCCCGTTGGGCTACCTCGACGATGCGGCGAAGACGGCCCGGACGTTCCCGGTCATCGACGGCATCCGGCACTCGGTTCCCGGCGATCGGGCCCGCTGGGACGCCGACGGCCAGATCGAACTGCTCGGCCGGGATTCGGTGACCATCAACTCCGGCGGGGAAAAGATCTTCGCCGAGGAGGTCGAGGCCGCGATCAACGAGCATCCCGCCGTCTACGACGTCGTGGTGACCGGGCGTCCGAGTGAGCGGTGGGGCAACGAGGTCGTCGCGCTGGTGCAGCTGGCGGACGGTGCTCACGCCGACGCCGAGGGCATCATCGCCGAGGCCGCGCGCCACATCGCCCGTTACAAGCTGCCCAAGGAGGTGATCTTCTGCGCCAAGCTGCAGCGGTCACCGTCCGGCAAGGCCGACTACCGGTGGGCGAAAGAGCAAGCTGTACAAGCTAATTGA
- a CDS encoding PPE domain-containing protein: MSFLVSPPEVNSLRIFSGAGSGPMFGAAAAWDGLAAELAVAAESFASVTSGLAGQAWHGPAATAMTSAAAPYAKWLSAAATRASAAASQATAVAGLFEAAQAGTVHPLAVTANRNSFVQLVMSNLFGQNAPAIAAAESSYEQMWAQDVAAMVGYHSGVSAAAAELAPWQSLAGLANLNTSIGNNGAWNLGVGNTGDNNLGSGNTGKANVGSGNYGNANLGSGNGGNTNVGSGNTGNANLGSGNWGNTNFGNGNYGNLNLGGGNQGNGNLGPGNVGDGNRGGGNIGSTNFGSGNLGSFNLGSGNAGDSNVGFGNKGSFNFGFGNTGNNNVGFGLTGDNQVGIGALNAGVGNLGFGNSGTNNVGFFNSGDNNVGFFNSGNGNWGFGNAGTTNTGFWNAGSVNTGFGNGGNTNFGFDNAGISNMGAGNATYDSVGFGNAGSGNTGFFNSAQYGTNTGAFNSGYWNTGLFSSGNTNTGLFDSGSLNTGFGSSETPVGVTNSGFGNVGSNLSGFYNTGSDSSGFQNSTADAFGYTSGWHNSDGRGNVGFYNTGYALSGFGNTGSYNNGINNSGNYSSGVANSGDSSSGGWNKSNDKSGFFN; the protein is encoded by the coding sequence ATGAGTTTTTTGGTATCACCGCCCGAGGTCAATTCGCTGCGCATATTCAGCGGAGCGGGCTCGGGACCGATGTTCGGCGCGGCCGCTGCCTGGGACGGGCTGGCCGCGGAACTGGCGGTGGCGGCCGAGTCATTCGCGTCGGTGACCTCGGGGTTGGCGGGTCAGGCGTGGCACGGTCCCGCGGCGACGGCCATGACATCAGCGGCCGCACCCTATGCGAAGTGGCTGAGCGCGGCAGCGACCCGGGCCAGTGCGGCGGCCTCTCAGGCGACGGCCGTGGCCGGCCTGTTCGAGGCCGCGCAGGCCGGTACCGTTCATCCTCTGGCAGTGACAGCGAATCGCAATTCCTTTGTGCAGCTGGTGATGTCGAATTTGTTCGGGCAGAACGCGCCCGCGATCGCGGCCGCCGAGAGCAGCTATGAACAGATGTGGGCCCAGGACGTGGCCGCGATGGTCGGCTATCACTCCGGGGTGTCCGCGGCCGCCGCCGAGTTGGCACCCTGGCAGTCGCTGGCGGGCCTGGCGAATCTGAACACCAGCATCGGCAACAACGGCGCCTGGAATCTCGGCGTCGGAAACACCGGCGACAACAACCTCGGCAGCGGCAACACCGGAAAAGCCAACGTGGGCAGCGGAAATTACGGCAACGCCAACCTGGGCAGCGGCAACGGTGGCAACACCAACGTGGGCAGCGGCAACACCGGTAATGCCAACCTGGGCAGCGGCAACTGGGGCAACACCAACTTCGGCAACGGCAACTACGGCAATCTGAACCTGGGTGGCGGAAACCAGGGCAACGGAAACCTAGGTCCCGGAAACGTCGGCGACGGCAACCGGGGTGGCGGAAATATCGGCTCCACCAACTTCGGTAGCGGAAACCTCGGCTCCTTCAACCTCGGCAGCGGCAACGCCGGCGACTCGAACGTCGGCTTCGGGAACAAGGGCAGCTTCAACTTCGGGTTCGGCAACACCGGCAACAACAACGTCGGATTCGGGCTCACCGGCGACAACCAGGTGGGTATCGGCGCGCTCAACGCCGGCGTCGGGAACCTGGGCTTCGGCAACTCGGGCACCAACAACGTCGGTTTCTTCAACTCCGGCGACAACAACGTCGGCTTCTTCAATTCCGGCAACGGCAACTGGGGATTCGGCAACGCCGGGACCACCAACACCGGCTTCTGGAACGCGGGATCGGTCAACACCGGCTTCGGCAACGGCGGCAACACGAACTTCGGCTTCGACAATGCCGGCATCAGCAACATGGGCGCGGGCAACGCGACGTACGACAGCGTCGGCTTCGGTAATGCGGGCTCCGGCAACACCGGATTCTTCAACTCCGCCCAATACGGAACCAACACCGGCGCATTCAACTCCGGCTACTGGAACACCGGTCTGTTCAGCTCGGGCAACACCAACACCGGGCTGTTCGATTCCGGAAGTCTGAACACGGGCTTCGGCAGCTCGGAAACCCCGGTCGGCGTGACGAATTCAGGATTCGGCAACGTCGGCAGCAATTTGTCCGGCTTCTACAACACCGGCTCGGATTCGTCGGGCTTCCAGAACAGCACCGCCGACGCCTTCGGCTACACGTCGGGCTGGCACAACTCCGACGGCCGGGGCAACGTCGGGTTCTACAACACCGGTTACGCACTGTCCGGCTTCGGCAACACCGGTTCCTACAACAACGGGATCAACAACTCGGGCAATTACAGCTCGGGCGTCGCCAACTCCGGCGACAGCAGCTCTGGCGGCTGGAACAAGAGCAACGACAAATCAGGATTTTTCAATTAG
- a CDS encoding PE family protein, whose translation MSFVIAVPELVSTAAGDLAGIGSALSSAGAAASVPTTGIVAAAEDEVSTAIAALFAAHGRAYQTLNAQVAAFHEQFVRSLAGGAAAYAAAEAAGASPLQSLLGLINAPTQTLLGRPLIGNGADAPDFSGAPGGAGGLLFGNGGRGGSGAPGHAGGAGGDAGLIGKGGIGGVGGAGAVGGNGGAGGTLFGDGGAGGRGGSAVAGVLGGTPGTGGHGGNANWFGSGGAGGQGGTGLTGVAGVNPTPTGTAAPGSSPGSAPITVSNPGAGVTVVGSGGGVGSDGAAGQTGGTGGTGMEPIITVDPPGIGGTLTVSTGAGGNGGLAGVGGDGGAGGTGGSSLVVNSSPVTGATSVSGGAGGNGAPGGPTGGAGGAGGLGGFANSPYPGTAAGGNGGSGGAASTAAGAAGGIGGTGGAGGTGGHGGLFLGNGGAGGAGGVGGTGGAGAAGFAGGDGGGGGSAVNSATGTAVGGNGGTAGHGGIGGTGGTGGTGGLGGNGGAAGFIGIGGAGGAAGAGGVGGVGGIGGVGGDGGGGGGVSITASPAGALGGQGNNGALGGDGGAGGAGGAGGTGGGSGGAGGLIGWAGAAGGAGTGGSGGAGGQGGAGGNGGNGGDATTGGAVGSGGNLALGGQGGLGGAAGGPGGSAGSTGLLGVPGSNGKAGQFV comes from the coding sequence ATGTCGTTTGTCATCGCGGTACCTGAGTTGGTCTCGACGGCAGCCGGCGATCTGGCGGGAATCGGGTCGGCATTGTCGTCGGCCGGCGCGGCGGCTTCGGTACCGACTACCGGGATCGTCGCGGCGGCCGAGGATGAGGTGTCGACGGCGATTGCGGCGTTATTCGCGGCGCACGGCCGTGCTTACCAGACCCTCAATGCGCAGGTCGCGGCGTTTCACGAGCAGTTTGTGCGGTCGTTGGCCGGCGGGGCCGCCGCGTACGCCGCCGCCGAGGCGGCCGGTGCGTCGCCGCTGCAGAGTTTGCTCGGGTTGATCAACGCTCCGACCCAGACGTTGCTGGGGCGCCCGCTGATCGGCAATGGTGCTGACGCCCCGGACTTTTCGGGGGCACCTGGTGGTGCCGGCGGGTTGTTGTTCGGCAACGGCGGCCGCGGCGGTTCGGGCGCGCCCGGTCACGCCGGCGGGGCCGGAGGAGACGCGGGCCTGATCGGCAAGGGCGGGATCGGCGGTGTGGGCGGGGCTGGCGCGGTCGGTGGGAACGGCGGTGCCGGCGGGACGTTGTTTGGCGACGGTGGCGCCGGCGGGCGAGGCGGGTCCGCCGTGGCAGGGGTGCTCGGTGGGACTCCCGGCACCGGAGGCCACGGCGGCAATGCGAACTGGTTCGGCTCCGGTGGTGCGGGAGGGCAGGGCGGTACGGGTCTGACCGGCGTCGCGGGGGTCAATCCGACGCCGACCGGCACGGCCGCGCCGGGCAGCAGTCCCGGTAGCGCGCCGATCACCGTCAGCAACCCCGGCGCGGGCGTCACGGTCGTCGGGAGCGGTGGAGGTGTTGGCAGCGACGGGGCCGCCGGTCAGACGGGCGGCACCGGCGGGACAGGGATGGAGCCGATCATCACGGTCGATCCGCCCGGCATCGGAGGGACTCTTACCGTCTCCACCGGCGCCGGTGGCAATGGCGGCCTGGCCGGCGTCGGCGGCGACGGGGGCGCCGGCGGGACTGGTGGCAGCTCCCTGGTCGTGAACAGCAGCCCGGTCACGGGCGCCACCAGCGTCTCTGGTGGGGCCGGCGGCAATGGCGCTCCGGGTGGGCCCACCGGCGGTGCGGGTGGCGCCGGCGGCCTGGGCGGGTTCGCGAACAGCCCCTACCCGGGTACCGCGGCCGGCGGCAACGGCGGCAGTGGTGGTGCGGCGAGTACGGCGGCCGGCGCCGCGGGCGGTATCGGTGGCACCGGCGGCGCAGGCGGCACCGGTGGCCACGGCGGGCTGTTCCTAGGCAACGGGGGTGCCGGAGGTGCCGGCGGCGTGGGCGGCACCGGCGGGGCCGGGGCGGCCGGCTTTGCGGGCGGCGACGGCGGCGGTGGCGGCTCCGCCGTCAACAGCGCCACCGGTACTGCGGTCGGTGGAAACGGAGGAACCGCGGGCCACGGCGGGATCGGCGGGACAGGCGGGACGGGTGGCACCGGCGGCCTCGGTGGGAACGGCGGGGCGGCCGGCTTCATCGGAATCGGCGGTGCCGGCGGTGCGGCCGGTGCCGGGGGAGTCGGCGGCGTCGGTGGCATCGGTGGTGTGGGCGGCGATGGCGGCGGGGGCGGTGGAGTCTCGATCACGGCCAGTCCCGCGGGCGCGCTCGGCGGTCAGGGCAACAACGGTGCCCTCGGTGGTGACGGTGGCGCCGGCGGTGCGGGCGGCGCCGGCGGAACCGGCGGCGGCAGCGGGGGAGCCGGTGGACTGATCGGGTGGGCCGGCGCAGCCGGGGGCGCGGGCACAGGTGGGTCGGGCGGCGCCGGCGGCCAGGGCGGTGCCGGCGGCAACGGCGGCAACGGCGGAGACGCGACTACCGGTGGCGCGGTCGGCTCAGGCGGCAACCTGGCCCTGGGTGGACAGGGCGGACTTGGCGGTGCCGCCGGAGGTCCCGGGGGCAGCGCCGGGAGCACCGGCCTCCTGGGTGTGCCGGGCAGTAACGGGAAGGCCGGACAATTCGTTTAG
- a CDS encoding IclR family transcriptional regulator: MRNEVPQYPIESVDNALKLLLLLGEQPQIRLSEATRYLGVASSTAHRLLAMLAYRGFVRQDPDSKAYLPGPALTSVAFAIFGRIDIPRAAMPVMRGLSERLGESIHVGMLDGANVRFVAAIEGPKAVRVASRLGRTMPAHCTSTGKALLAGLSEDEVRQLFPHERLERVTERSIDERARLETELARIRRQGYATNREESEEGVASVAVQIPIRAPGLRLALNAAAPQQRLPASKYAAVAAALTEAAEEICDQLG, from the coding sequence ATGCGGAATGAGGTGCCGCAGTATCCGATCGAGTCGGTCGACAACGCGCTGAAATTGCTGCTTCTGCTCGGTGAGCAGCCGCAGATCCGGCTCAGCGAGGCCACCCGATACCTGGGCGTCGCGTCGTCGACCGCGCACCGGCTACTGGCGATGCTGGCTTACCGCGGCTTCGTCCGCCAGGATCCGGACTCCAAGGCGTACCTTCCCGGTCCGGCCCTGACCAGCGTTGCCTTTGCGATCTTCGGCCGCATCGACATTCCGCGCGCCGCCATGCCGGTGATGCGTGGTCTCAGCGAGCGACTCGGCGAGTCGATTCATGTGGGGATGCTCGATGGCGCCAACGTCCGCTTCGTCGCCGCGATCGAGGGTCCCAAAGCGGTTCGGGTGGCCTCCCGGTTGGGGCGCACGATGCCGGCCCACTGCACCTCTACCGGCAAGGCCCTACTGGCTGGATTGTCAGAAGACGAAGTGCGACAACTATTTCCGCATGAACGGCTGGAACGCGTCACGGAGCGCTCGATCGATGAACGGGCCCGGCTCGAGACCGAACTGGCTCGCATCCGCCGGCAGGGCTACGCCACCAACCGCGAAGAGAGTGAGGAGGGCGTCGCCTCCGTTGCGGTGCAGATCCCGATCCGCGCGCCCGGGTTACGGCTGGCGCTGAATGCCGCCGCCCCGCAGCAACGTCTGCCAGCGTCGAAGTACGCGGCGGTGGCGGCCGCATTGACCGAGGCGGCCGAAGAGATCTGCGATCAGCTGGGCTGA
- a CDS encoding class II aldolase/adducin family protein, which yields MSLESQRALVAQGCRVAAARGLVDGMLGHLSLRIDDEHLLIRCRSDTDTGVAFTRPGDIRLITFDGSEGAPGELDGYRVPNELPIHLETMRAGAGHRAVAHLHPPAVVAADLAGIAIRPIYGAFDIPGAWLARGDVPVYERAVLIRNARLGQDMVAAMGGRPVVICRGHGITSAAGSVEQAVLQAISVDALARMSLRVRAAGGTLRDIDDDDWDDLPDLGSGFNIDSAWRHEVARLSAQPS from the coding sequence ATGAGCCTGGAATCCCAGCGCGCGCTGGTGGCACAGGGTTGTCGCGTCGCGGCGGCCCGCGGCTTGGTGGACGGCATGCTGGGACATCTGAGCTTGCGGATCGACGACGAGCATCTGCTGATCCGATGTCGCAGTGACACCGACACCGGGGTGGCGTTCACCCGGCCCGGCGACATCCGCCTCATCACCTTCGACGGAAGTGAGGGCGCCCCGGGCGAACTCGACGGCTACCGGGTGCCCAACGAGCTGCCGATCCACCTGGAAACCATGCGGGCCGGGGCCGGTCACCGGGCCGTCGCGCACTTGCACCCGCCCGCGGTCGTCGCCGCCGACCTGGCCGGTATCGCGATCCGGCCCATCTACGGCGCCTTCGATATCCCCGGCGCGTGGCTGGCTCGCGGCGACGTGCCGGTCTACGAAAGGGCGGTGCTGATCCGCAATGCACGGCTGGGCCAGGACATGGTGGCGGCCATGGGCGGGCGGCCGGTGGTGATCTGTCGCGGCCACGGCATCACCAGCGCCGCGGGCAGCGTCGAACAGGCGGTGTTGCAGGCGATCAGCGTCGACGCGCTGGCCCGCATGTCGTTGCGGGTGCGCGCCGCCGGCGGCACGTTGCGCGACATCGACGACGATGATTGGGATGACCTGCCGGACTTGGGGTCCGGCTTCAACATCGACTCCGCCTGGCGGCACGAGGTCGCGCGCCTGAGCGCTCAGCCCAGCTGA
- the hcaB gene encoding 3-(cis-5,6-dihydroxycyclohexa-1,3-dien-1-yl)propanoate dehydrogenase produces the protein MTGWLDGKRALVVGAGSGIGRAVVDAFIAEGAKVAVLERDRDKCERLGAELPDVPVVRGDATSRADNEHAVTVAVDAHGGLDTLVNCVGVFDFYRGIDDIDAEDLSAAFDEMFHTNVLSHLQSVKAALPALRNGTGPCIVLTESTSAYYPGRGGVLYVPSKFAVRGLVTALAHDLAPQIRVNGVAPGGTLNTDLRGLASLGLDDVRLDDSPSRATDLAARTPLNVALTGSDHAWSYVFLASDRSRGITGETVHPDGGFRLGSPK, from the coding sequence ATGACCGGATGGCTTGACGGCAAACGGGCCCTGGTGGTCGGCGCCGGTTCGGGAATCGGGCGGGCGGTGGTCGACGCGTTCATTGCCGAGGGCGCCAAAGTTGCTGTATTGGAACGGGATCGGGACAAGTGTGAGCGCCTCGGCGCGGAACTGCCCGACGTCCCCGTCGTGCGGGGTGACGCCACCAGTCGCGCCGACAACGAGCATGCCGTCACCGTCGCGGTGGACGCCCATGGCGGCCTGGACACGCTGGTCAACTGCGTCGGGGTGTTCGACTTCTACCGGGGGATCGACGACATCGATGCCGAAGACCTCTCCGCCGCGTTCGACGAGATGTTTCACACCAACGTGCTCAGCCACCTGCAGTCGGTCAAAGCCGCATTACCGGCGCTGCGAAACGGGACCGGGCCCTGCATCGTGCTGACGGAATCCACCTCCGCCTACTACCCGGGGCGCGGCGGCGTGCTCTACGTGCCGTCGAAGTTCGCGGTCCGCGGCCTGGTGACGGCGTTGGCGCACGACCTGGCCCCCCAGATCCGGGTCAATGGAGTGGCACCGGGCGGGACCCTGAACACCGACCTGCGCGGGCTGGCCAGCCTCGGACTCGACGACGTCCGCCTCGACGACTCCCCCAGCCGGGCAACCGATCTGGCCGCCCGCACCCCGCTCAACGTCGCGTTGACCGGCTCCGACCATGCGTGGAGCTACGTGTTCCTGGCGTCGGACCGATCTCGCGGTATCACCGGCGAGACGGTTCACCCCGACGGCGGATTCCGTCTGGGCTCGCCGAAATGA
- a CDS encoding dihydrodiol dehydrogenase — translation MNPVGEPITVANEFTEVVVQRVDTRNGSRLLIRCPRNGREITLDALEVEALTWQNPRTLTAMVGNSQAPLLPDEPEDGDDRMA, via the coding sequence GTGAACCCGGTGGGCGAGCCGATCACGGTGGCCAACGAATTCACCGAGGTCGTCGTCCAGCGGGTCGATACGCGCAACGGGTCGCGACTACTGATCCGCTGCCCCCGCAATGGGCGGGAGATCACGCTGGACGCCCTCGAGGTCGAGGCTCTCACCTGGCAGAACCCCCGTACGCTGACGGCCATGGTCGGCAACTCACAGGCCCCGCTGCTGCCTGACGAGCCAGAGGACGGCGATGACCGGATGGCTTGA
- a CDS encoding 3-phenylpropionate/cinnamic acid dioxygenase subunit beta, whose product MRKALPFSDIRHQQAHQFLVDEAYLLDAQQYEAWLDTMTDDIRYVMPVRVTTARGAGFDTSPGMAHFDEDKYSLTQRVARMATEHVWAEDPPSRLRHFITNVRTVEQDPAHLLVESAELLFRSRGDVNESALLSCGREDVLRRDEDQCCWKLARRSIIADESVLRMQNLAVFL is encoded by the coding sequence ATGAGAAAAGCTCTGCCTTTCAGCGATATTCGGCATCAGCAGGCGCATCAGTTTCTGGTCGACGAGGCGTATCTGCTGGACGCGCAACAGTATGAGGCGTGGCTGGACACCATGACCGACGACATCCGCTACGTGATGCCGGTGCGCGTCACCACGGCTCGCGGCGCCGGATTCGACACCTCGCCCGGTATGGCCCACTTCGACGAGGACAAGTATTCGCTGACTCAGCGGGTGGCCCGGATGGCCACCGAGCACGTATGGGCCGAGGATCCCCCGTCGCGACTGCGGCACTTCATCACCAACGTGCGCACCGTCGAACAGGATCCGGCGCATCTGCTCGTCGAATCGGCGGAATTGCTGTTCCGCAGTCGTGGCGACGTCAACGAATCCGCGTTGCTGTCCTGCGGCCGCGAAGACGTGCTGCGCCGGGATGAGGACCAGTGTTGCTGGAAGTTGGCCCGCCGCAGCATCATTGCCGACGAATCGGTGTTGCGCATGCAGAACCTGGCGGTCTTCCTGTGA
- a CDS encoding Rieske 2Fe-2S domain-containing protein: protein MIPAHIYNDADLFALEKERLFNRAWMFVAHESEIPHDGDYVVRRVLDDSFIITRDSDGRVRALFNMCLHRGMQVCRAEMGNASNFRCPYHGWTYRNDGRLTGLPFHRDAYGGDEGFDKSQTLLPAPNLDSYNGLIFISLDPHAPPLREFLGDFAFYLDFYTRQSTHGLQVRGPQRWRIKANWKIGAENFSGDMYHTPHTHASIVEIGLFREPKAQKRKDGATYWAGRGGGTTYKLPPGDFDERMRYVGYPNEMIARIKSVWSPAQQQVVAQDGFMFSAATCFPNLSFVHNWPKLPQGEQVLPFISIRQWQPISENETEVCSWFAVDSAAPEQFKKDSYKAYLMCFGSTGMFEQDDVENWVSLTTTAGGSMARRLLLNSRMGLLSDDSPVIEALPPESFHGPGRAQVGYNEYNQRELLKLWARQLESV, encoded by the coding sequence ATGATCCCGGCGCACATCTACAACGACGCCGACCTGTTCGCGCTGGAGAAGGAACGGTTGTTCAACCGGGCGTGGATGTTCGTGGCTCACGAGTCCGAGATCCCGCACGACGGAGACTATGTAGTGCGCCGCGTGCTCGATGATTCGTTCATCATCACCCGCGACTCGGACGGCCGGGTGCGGGCCCTTTTCAACATGTGCCTGCACCGCGGGATGCAGGTGTGCCGCGCCGAGATGGGCAACGCCTCCAATTTCCGCTGCCCATACCATGGTTGGACCTACCGCAACGACGGGCGACTCACCGGTCTGCCGTTCCACCGCGACGCCTACGGTGGCGACGAGGGCTTCGACAAGAGCCAAACACTGCTGCCCGCACCGAATCTGGACAGCTACAACGGACTGATCTTCATCAGTCTGGACCCGCACGCGCCGCCGTTGCGCGAATTCCTCGGCGACTTCGCGTTTTATCTGGACTTCTACACCCGGCAGAGCACCCACGGACTGCAGGTCAGGGGTCCCCAGCGGTGGCGGATCAAGGCGAATTGGAAGATCGGCGCGGAGAACTTCTCCGGCGACATGTACCACACGCCGCACACCCACGCCTCGATCGTCGAGATCGGTCTGTTCCGGGAACCCAAGGCGCAGAAGCGCAAAGACGGAGCCACCTACTGGGCCGGCCGCGGCGGAGGAACCACCTACAAGCTGCCGCCCGGCGACTTCGATGAACGCATGCGTTACGTGGGCTACCCCAACGAGATGATCGCCCGCATCAAATCGGTGTGGTCGCCCGCCCAACAGCAAGTGGTGGCACAGGATGGCTTCATGTTCTCGGCCGCCACCTGTTTCCCCAACCTCAGCTTCGTGCACAACTGGCCCAAGCTCCCCCAGGGGGAGCAGGTGCTGCCCTTCATCTCGATCCGGCAGTGGCAACCGATCAGCGAGAACGAGACCGAGGTGTGTTCGTGGTTCGCCGTGGACTCTGCCGCCCCCGAACAGTTCAAGAAAGACTCGTACAAGGCTTACCTGATGTGCTTCGGGTCGACCGGGATGTTCGAGCAGGACGACGTGGAGAACTGGGTCTCACTGACCACCACCGCGGGCGGCTCGATGGCCCGGCGATTGCTGCTGAACAGCCGGATGGGACTGCTTTCCGACGACAGCCCGGTGATCGAGGCGCTGCCCCCGGAGTCGTTCCACGGGCCGGGCCGGGCGCAGGTCGGCTACAACGAGTACAACCAGCGCGAGTTGCTCAAACTGTGGGCCCGGCAATTGGAATCGGTATGA
- a CDS encoding Rieske (2Fe-2S) protein, with protein MRKVGPRVLAMIERQEWLDRPSYRLEHILTLLFNALGRMRDRVMNALNGVWLGHPAHPPLASLASGALGTTVALDALSLVPGRRPAADRNTAQIASHALGLGIVASIASAVTGASDWQHTHREDRRVGLVHGAVNSCATLLYGLSWRDRRHGRRLRGVGLAAAGYAVTLGGSYLGGALVFDYGIGVDRSGARLRNSQWTPVLPAGALNGKPVRVEVDGVGLVVCQGDPGQVAVFGEFCPHLAAPMADGWVDRGRIVCPWHGSRFALETGEVLRGPSAAPLPCYEARVMEGNVEVRGVAN; from the coding sequence ATGCGAAAGGTCGGGCCGCGGGTGCTGGCCATGATCGAACGGCAGGAGTGGCTCGATCGGCCCAGTTACCGTCTCGAGCACATCCTGACACTGCTGTTCAACGCTCTGGGCCGGATGCGTGACCGGGTGATGAACGCGCTGAACGGCGTCTGGCTCGGGCACCCGGCGCACCCGCCGTTGGCGTCCCTGGCCAGTGGCGCGCTGGGGACGACGGTGGCACTGGACGCGCTGAGCCTGGTACCGGGACGGCGCCCCGCGGCCGACCGGAACACCGCACAGATCGCGTCTCATGCGCTCGGTCTCGGGATTGTCGCCAGCATCGCGTCGGCGGTCACCGGGGCATCCGATTGGCAGCACACGCACCGGGAGGACCGTCGCGTCGGGCTGGTGCACGGCGCGGTGAACTCGTGCGCGACCTTGCTCTACGGACTGTCCTGGCGCGACCGCCGGCATGGCCGCCGTCTCCGGGGAGTCGGCCTGGCGGCGGCGGGTTACGCCGTCACGCTCGGCGGCAGCTATCTCGGCGGAGCGTTGGTGTTCGATTACGGCATCGGCGTCGATCGGTCCGGTGCCCGGTTGCGCAACAGTCAGTGGACACCGGTGCTGCCGGCCGGGGCGCTCAACGGGAAACCGGTTCGCGTCGAGGTCGACGGTGTGGGACTTGTTGTCTGCCAGGGCGATCCGGGACAGGTGGCAGTGTTCGGAGAGTTCTGTCCGCACCTGGCGGCGCCGATGGCCGACGGCTGGGTCGATCGCGGGCGGATCGTATGTCCCTGGCACGGCTCCCGATTCGCGCTGGAAACAGGAGAGGTGTTGCGCGGCCCCTCGGCGGCCCCGTTGCCGTGTTACGAAGCCCGGGTGATGGAAGGAAATGTAGAAGTGCGCGGAGTGGCCAATTGA